A region from the Nocardioides exalbidus genome encodes:
- a CDS encoding polyprenyl synthetase family protein yields MTRTVPTWDPAPFRDQVQQALDVFLDEREAELAPLGPDAGRLVAEARTAVRGGKRFRAAFCHWGHRAIDPAVADSPDALAALARACASLELLHASALVHDDYMDASDTRRGRPATHRAFEAEHRASGWRGDPEQYGAAAAILLGDLLLGWAGDLLRHSGFDAEATAPGLTLFELCRTEVIAGQFLDVSVQARGRADVDTAMTVLRYKSAKYSIERPIHIGAGLAGATAQQLDQLSRFGLPLGEAFQLRDDLLGVFGDPAETGKPAGDDLVEGKRTVLVALALDAAPRTAAERLDAALGTPLAPADVDDLRAIIDDSGARAQVEEVIGHLTDRAVAALDTADVDPLARDVLTELAAAATQRTV; encoded by the coding sequence GTGACGAGGACCGTGCCGACCTGGGATCCCGCCCCCTTCCGCGACCAGGTCCAGCAGGCCCTCGACGTGTTCCTCGACGAGCGGGAGGCGGAGCTCGCGCCGCTGGGTCCCGATGCGGGGCGGCTGGTCGCCGAGGCGCGCACGGCGGTGCGCGGCGGCAAGCGGTTCCGCGCGGCGTTCTGCCACTGGGGCCACCGCGCGATCGATCCCGCCGTGGCCGACTCACCCGACGCCCTGGCGGCCCTCGCCCGGGCCTGCGCCTCGCTGGAGCTGCTGCACGCGAGCGCGCTGGTCCACGACGACTACATGGACGCCTCCGACACCCGCCGTGGCCGGCCGGCCACGCACCGAGCGTTCGAGGCCGAGCACCGCGCGTCGGGCTGGCGCGGCGACCCGGAGCAGTACGGCGCCGCGGCCGCGATCCTGCTCGGCGACCTCCTGCTGGGCTGGGCCGGTGACCTCCTGCGCCACAGCGGGTTCGACGCCGAGGCGACCGCGCCCGGCCTCACGCTCTTCGAGCTGTGCCGCACCGAGGTCATCGCCGGGCAGTTCCTCGACGTCTCCGTGCAGGCCCGCGGCCGCGCCGACGTCGACACCGCGATGACGGTGCTGCGCTACAAGTCCGCGAAGTACTCCATCGAGCGGCCCATCCACATCGGCGCCGGCCTCGCGGGCGCGACGGCGCAGCAGCTCGACCAGCTCTCACGATTCGGCCTCCCCCTGGGCGAGGCGTTCCAGCTGCGCGACGACCTGCTCGGCGTGTTCGGTGACCCCGCCGAGACCGGCAAGCCCGCCGGCGACGACCTGGTGGAGGGCAAGCGCACCGTGCTGGTCGCCCTGGCCCTCGACGCCGCCCCGCGCACCGCGGCCGAGCGCCTCGACGCCGCGCTCGGTACGCCGCTCGCCCCCGCCGACGTCGACGACCTGCGCGCCATCATCGACGACTCCGGCGCCCGTGCCCAGGTCGAGGAGGTCATCGGCCACCTCACCGACCGGGCTGTCGCCGCCCTCGACAC